The genomic segment CAGCCAACACACTGTCATCGACAATCGGCGGACAGGCTGATGAGTCTTCGGATATTCTGCCGTTATTCACGCGCACGTCTACTGAACTGACTCTGCCCCGCGAGAAGGTTGATCTTCAGCCGGTCAGGTTTGTTCTCCCTGAGAACTTGCAGTCGAAAATGAAACCAAACGGTCAGTCAATACGACTGCTCATTGAGCCACACAACCTCGGGCCGGCCAAACTGAGCCTGCACCTTCACAACAATCGGCTGCGAGCCGTCGTGGTCGTTGACACTACCCAGGCTAAGATGGCGGTTGAGGGATCGCTTGATCGCCTCCTCACCGCTTTGGATAAAGCTGACGTTCAGGTCGACCGTATTGATGTCAATGTCGATAGCCGGGACACCCGTGAGCAGCTGTTCAGACAGCAACATCGGGCGGCACCGGGGTCGCGCTCCGGACGACCGTTCTCGATTGAAGATGAACTGGAAAACGTAGCAGAGCAGAATTCGATAATGCCTCCACCCGAACCTTCATACGTCGGCTCAGGCGGAGTTAACCTGCTGGCTTAGGAGAATGATATGACACAAGTTACACCAACCACAGCAGGTATATTCCCGGGAGCAACCAGTTCTCAGACTGCCACTAGCGTCGACCAGCTTGGTAAGGATGATTTCCTTAAGCTGATGATCGCCCAGATGCAAAACCAGGACCCGCTCAATCCAATGGAAGACGCAGACTTCATCGCCCAATTGGCGCAGTTCTCATCATTGGAGCAGATGTCCAATATCGCCACCGGAATCGCCGAATCGAACCAGTGGGATTTCCTCCAGATGCAGTCGATCAATAACGTCATGGCGGCTGGAATAATCGGCAAGGAAGTCCAGGCCAACTACGACGGCGTGTATTTCGACGGCTCAAGCTCACCGAAGATATCCTTCACCAGCGATCAATATGCGGACGAGTTGCAGATTGTCATTACAGGCGCCAACGGTGAAGTGGTGGCAACCCTCAGCGAATCCGGGGTAAGTCCCGGTAAACACACGTACGAATGGGATGGTCGCGATGAAGCCGGTAACCGCGTTGCGTCCGGCCAATATAACGTCCAGGTAGTCGGCACCTCGGCCACTGGGGATACTTTCCGGCCGTCCATGAAACTGACCGGCTTGGTGGAAGCGGTAACTTATCGTGACGGAACGGCCTATTTCCGAGTTGATGGTGTGGACATACCGTTCGGGGACGTGGCCACAATTGGCCAGGAAGGGTCCTTCGGAGAAGGTGGACAATAAACTGACCGACATGGATGTGTCGTTGGAGAAGTAACTATGGAAACCAGTCAGCCAATTCAGATTTCGCATTACCAGCGCCCGGTTGATCTAATTGAGATTGCCAAGCGCGGTAAGTCACCAGCCGCCCCCGAATCCGGAGAAACCTCATTTAAGGAGATGTTCTCCAGTGAACTTGCCGACTCCCGGCAGTTGTCATTTTCGAAGCATGCCCGGCAGCGACTGTTCTCGCGAGGAATCGAACTTTCGGAAGATAGCCTGGCTCGTGTTGGCGATGCTGTTGATCGAGCCAGTTCAAAAGGTTCCAAAGAGACGCTGGTGTTAATCGATGACGCTGCTCTGGTCATTTCAGTCGAGAACCGAACTGTGATTACTGCTTTTGACCGCGAAAACCTTCGAGACGGTATTGTCACCTCGATTGACTCAGCCGTTGTGTTATGAAAATGAGAGAAGAATGAAAACGATAGTAAACAATCAACCCAACAGGGAGCTGGACTCCATCTTGATGGAGAGGCTCTGCTGTCTATGCATGGAGGTAAATGCATCATGATGGCATCTCTTTTTGCCGGTGTATCCGGACTGAAAAACCACCAGGTGAAGATGAACGTGATTGGTAACAACATTGCCAACATCAACACCATTGGCTTCAAAGGAAGTCGCGTCACATTCCAGGAGGCTCTCGTGCAGACTTCGCGCGGAGCCGGCCGACCCTCAAACTTAAATGGTGGTACCAACCCGATCCAGCTCGGACTCGGGATGGAAGTTGGCGCTATTGACACCCTGTTCACTCAGGGCGGTCTCGAAACAACGGGGCAGATTACCGACCTGGCAATCCAGGGTTCGGGTTTCTTTGTCCTGGGCGACGCCAACGATAACAAGTATTACACTCGCGCCGGAGCGTTCGGCTTTGACGCCAACGCCACATTCGTAGATCCGGCTACCGGCCTCTTCGTACAAGGTAAGATGGCTGACGCCTCTGGAGAAATTCCTTCTCTAGCAACCACAGGCAGGATAGTTTTGCCATTCGGTCAGCAGGACCCAGCCAAAGAGACTGAATTGATCATGTTTTCGAGTAATCTGGATAACTCCGCCACGACCTCGATAGCCTCTCTGGATAATACCGATGGCTCATCTGTCACGCTCGTGACTGGAACAGCAACTGACGGTGTCGGTGGAATACACAGTGTTGTAATCACCGGCGCACAGGCCACCCAGGATACATTCACGAGCGCATCTGCCGGCGCTCTGGTGGCGAATCAGACTCTGGGGTCATACGGCGTTACCAACTTTGATAACTTCGAGATTTCAGTGGATGGTGGCGACCCAGAGATCATCTCCGGTCTAATCACTGACACTACCATCAGTGAACTAGTGACCAGAATCAACCAGGTTAATGGCATTTCGGCCACTTTAACGGGTGGTAATATAGTCATCAACCGCGACTATGCTGGTGACCACGGGTCATACTCCTTTGAAACCTCGGCCTCTCTCGTGGACGATGACGTTCTGGACATCATTATGCTTGGCGATCCAGCTCTTCATGATCCGACCGCCACTGTGGCTTCCTCCGGAGGTTTAGCCACAACTATGATCGCCATTGACACCTTCACCCCGAGCAAAGGTTCTGGAGAGGCGAGCATTGATGTGGTCACCAATCTGGGATTGGAATTTGATCAGACCGATGGCATGGTAACTGGCCTGACCGGACTGGGTGGCGGCGGCGTGGCCATATCCAGTGGAACTGGCACCATTACAGCCACTGCACCAGGCGAGTCACTGCTTATCAACACGGCTCCGACAATACACACTACGTCGATCAGCGTTTTCGATTCCCAGGGTGGCAAACACACTTTGTCGATGGAGTTCTTCAAGTCAACGGTAACCAACCGTTGGGAATGGACTGCGTCGGTGTTGGGAGATGCTACTGTCCAGACCGGTGGCACCGGATTCGTCCAATTCAACTCGGATGGTTCACTCAACTCATTTGATTACAATGCTGGTGCCGATGGCCTGACTATTAATCCGAATAATGGAGCCGAATCAATAAACCTGAACTTCAATGCTGGCACTGTCTACGGTTTCGATGGTCTTACCGGTTTCTCTACCGGTCAGCACACCGCCGCCATGACCCAGCAGGATGGCTACGGTGTCGGAATGCTCGACAAGATCTCTATCGATCAGGCGGGTACTATCTCGGGTATTTTCTCCAACGGTGTCACCCGTGTACTGGCTCAGATCATTATGGCTGATTTCTTCAACCAGGCTGGCCTTCGCAAGGCAGGCAAATCGATGTACCAGGAGTCAGCCAACTCTGGTGCCGCGGTTGAGGGCATTGCCGGAGAGACCATCGCCGCCGACATCTCGTCGGGAGCGCTCGAGTCGTCCTCGGTGGATATCGCGGAAGAATTTACAGGAATGATTACAGCCCAGCGTGGTTTCCAGGCCAACGCCCGTATCATTACTACTTCCGATACCCTGTTGGATGAACTGGTGAACATTAAGAGGTAATAATCATGACGGAAACAGCCCGGTTGACATGCACAGCGTCTCCAAGACCAACGATTCCAGACGGGACCGTTGAATCAACCTCCCGCATAGTGTCCTCGCTGACACTCGGGAGAGGGAATGTCGCACGGGGACGGACAGATTGTGTATGCAATCGGGCTGCGTCTGTCGACAAAGGAACCCTGCTCGGATCGATTGGCCCGGCCAGGTTTGTAAAAGCACTGGGAGCAGAAAATGGCCGATGAAGACAAAACAATTGTGGAAGCCGGCGACGGTGACACTCAGATACCTGAGGAAGGGCAGCCTAAGAAGAGCGGCGGCAACAAGCTGATTCTGTTCGGTGGAATCGGCGTGGGAGCCATTGTGATTGGAATAGTTCTGGCTCTATTTGTCATCAAGCCGATGATGGCCTCAGACCCGGATGCTGAAGGCAACGATGAAGCCACTGAGGAAGTAGCCAAGGCCGATGATGGGCACGGTGAGAAAAAGAGTGACGGTCACAAGAAGCCGAAGAAGTCTTCACACGGCGATGGAGCAGATTCAGAAGTCAGCGAAATGTACTCGATAAGTGACATAGTAGTCAACCCGGCCGGTACTGGCGGATCACGATACCTTTCGGTTTCATTCAGTTTTGACCTGGAATCACCTGAGGTTCACGCCGCCTTTGATGCCCGGGAACCAGCTATACGCGATGCCTTGATCACGATTCTCTCCTCAAAAACGGTGGCGCAATTGACAGATGCCAAGCAGAAGGAAATCGTTCGTTATCAAATCAAGAAGCGCATTTCCAAACTGCTGAGGACCGATGAATTGGCCGCAGTGTATTATACGGATTTCGTCTTACAGTAAAGGCTTGAATTGTGGCAAAGATTCTTTCACAGGATGAGATTGATGCTCTATTGACGACAGTGTCGTCAGGCGAACAGGAAATCGAAGAGCAATCCAATGACGATGAACGATTACGGTCGGTTGTCGCCTATGACTTCAAGCATCCCAACCGTGTTTCCAAGGATCAGATCCGGACTTTGGAGAACATGCATGACAACTTTGCCGGCCACTATGGGTCTTCCCTGTCGACCATCATGCGCACCATCGTGGACGTAGACCTGCTGTCAGTGGACCAGATAACTTACGCCGAGTTTATAATGTCGTTGGTCTCTCCGTCGTGCACCTATACTTTTGCGGCTCCCCCTTTGGATGCTGTCGCTCTAGTCGATTTCAATCCAACGCTTACGTTTGCCTTCGTTGATCGTATGTTTGGTGGCAACGGCAAGATACTGGAGACGGAACGAGAACTGACCCCGATCGAACGCACCGTAATCGGTCGACTGGCCAACAAACTCTATGGCGACCTGGAGCGATCCTGGGAGAATATTGTCAAAATCAAGTGTGAACAGAAGAACTTTGAAACCAACCCACAGTTTATTCAGATCGTTCCTCCAGGTGAGACAGTTGTGGTCGTGTCTTTTCAGATTAAGTTGTTCCAGTCTACGGGATTATTGACAGTCTGCTATCCCTACGTCGCGATTGAACCGATAATCACCAAATTGTCAGCCCAAAACTGGATCGACGCCACCAAAAAGCGGAACCTTGAGACTGACCAGGAAGTCAACTGTGAAAATCTTGGTTTGGTGGATGCGGATGTGTCGGCCATCCTGCTGGAGACGTCGTTGAAGATGCGCCATTTCCTGCAGTTGAAAGTTGGCGATATCATTCCCACCGAGAAGTTAATCACAGAACCTATGGACGTTACGGTGAACAAACAGAAGAAGTATCTGGCCCACCCGGGACTGTCCGGTAAGAAACGAGCCTTACAAATAACGGATGTGTGCGATATCCCTCTGGAGAAGGAAATAGAAAATGTCGGATGAGGAAAAGGCAGAATCTCAGGAAGAGCTTGAAGCCTCCGAAAACGTAGAAGAGCAGGATCAGTCCGCCGAAGACTCTCCCCCGCCAGAAGTGGGCTCGGAAGAGCCGGTAGCTGATCTCGACAAACCCGAACCTGTACCGGACCCTCTGGGTGAGGCCGAAGAAGCAGCGGCGGACGATGCCAAGATCGTTAACGAAGACGACGCCTCGGAGGATGATGCCGAGGCGGCCATGATGGCCATGCTGGAGGACCTGCCGTCCGAGAACGAAGGTGCGGCACCAGAGGATATTGACTTTGGTGCGGCCGATGTCTCCAAGGCGGAGTTCCAGCATTTGTCCGAACCGGCCGCCAAGCCAGAACCGAGGAATATCGATCTCCTAATGGACGTCAACCTACCGGTATCGATTGAACTGGGACACACCAAGATGTCGATTTCCGATATTCTTTCACTTGGTCCCGGATCGATCGTGGAACTCAACAAACTCGCTGGAGAGCCGGTTGATGTTCTGGTCAATTACAAGATCGTGGCCAAGGGTGAGGTTGTCGTAATCGATGAGAACTTCGGTGTCCGCATTACTCAGCTAATGACACCGGAAGAAAGGCTGAAACTGCTCAGTGACGAACAGTAAGCCAAATAAACGTTCGATAATTGCGATTATCGTAATCCTGGTGGTTGCCATCGGTGTCCTGCTGACTGTTAACACTGATCCGGTCACGGCCGATCAAAATGCTGCGACCGGTAACGACCAGGCGAACACTACCGAGACCATGACCTCGACCCTGACTAATTCGGCGTTACCCTCGCTGTTACGCATGGTCAGTGCATTGGTGATTGTCATTGCCTGCATCTATGGCGGCATCTTTCTGTTACGACGTCTCATGGGCCAACGCCACGGCAGGCAGGGCCAATCAAACATTCTGGAAGTGCTGGAAACAACTTCAGTAGCCCCCAAGAAGACGGTGTCACTGATTCGCGTGGCAGGTAAATCGGTTTTGGTGGGCATCACCGAAACCGGGATGTCAGTCCTGACCGAACTAAGCCCAGAGGAGACGGCAGCAATTCTGGACCCGGTGGAGGATCTTTCCTCTCCCCAACCGGACTTCGCAAACACTCTGGGTAATGCCTGGAATCGGCTTCGTCGGACGACGCCCGCCCAGGAAACGAAGGCGGCTCTTGAGGGTTAGCAGTCGCTTTAACCGGTGTGCCAGGATGGTACGCCAACCGTGTGCGATATGGATATCGCGTACGAAAACTTGATATAGGATGTTATGACCAAAACGGCGACGATTATCGTCATTAGTCTGCTCGCGCTGATGATCCTTTCGGCCGATGTTTCGGCCCAGACCATCCCCAAGGTCTCGATTGAGGTCGGTGAGGTGGAAAACGGATCCGATCTTTCCGCTACGTTGCAGATAATCATTCTGCTGACGGTCCTGGCGCTCGCGCCATCGATCCTCATCATGGTGACATCGTTTATTCGTTTCATCATCGTGATGTCGTTTCTACGTAATGCGATGGGGATTCACCAGATGCCACCCAATCAACTGCTGGTCGGGCTGGCTCTCATCCTGACATTTTTTGTCATGTCGCCGGTTGTTAACAAATCGTACGATGAAGGCATCAAGCCTTACCTCGATGAGCAAATCGACTCCGACGAAGCCTTTGATAAGGCAGTCAAACCATTCCGCGAATTCATGTTGTCTCAGACACGCGAAAAGGATTTGGCCCTGTTCGTCGATATCGCCAAACTCGACCAACCCGAAAATGCCGATGACATCCCTCTCCAGGTTCTGGTGCCGGGGTTTGTTATTTCAGAATTGCGGACAGCCTTTCAGATTGCCTTTGTGTTGTTCATGCCCTTCCTGGTGATCGATATGGTCGTGGCATCCATACTCATGTCGATGGGCATGATGATGCTACCCCCGATCATTGTCTCATTGCCATTCAAGATTCTGCTGTTTGTGCTGGTTGACGGCTGGTATCTGCTGGTCAAATCTCTGGTACAATCGTTCAAGATGTGAAAGGTGATTCCGGTATGACTCCAGAATTGGTTGTTGCCATAGGACGTGAAGCTCTCACCGTAACGCTACTGATCGCAGGCCCCATGCTGGCGGCGGCTCTGGTCGTAGGACTACTTATTTCACTTTTTCAAGCAGTAACACAGATCAACGAAATGACCCTCACGTTCGTTCCCAAGATCATTGCCATCGGAGTAGCCATGTTGATTTCTCTGCCCTGGATGATCAATCTGGCGATCGATTTCACTAATCACATGTTCGACATGATCCCCGGCCTGGCCGGATGAAATTTAGACCCTTTTTCAAGCTCTCCTGAACTTTTTTCCACCACCGGTGGCAACAATTTCCACAGCACCGATGCTCAGACTACCCCCCTCATTTAACCCCCATCTTAACTACCTACATTACAACAAGATACAGTCACTTCTATACGCGTTTCAGTCTGGCACAGGTTTTGATTAGTAAATAGTTGATTAACCTGAATTGCGGACACGAAAACCTTGTTTGACTTCGTCAATTACGGATCTGAGACTCTACTGACTTTCCTGCTGGTGTTGCTGAGAGCATCCGGTTTGATAATCATGGCACCAGTATTCAGTCACAATTCAGTTCCCAAGATGGTCCGGGTAGGATTACTAATAATCCTGGCCGGTATCATTGTTTCGGCGATCAAACATCCGGTTATACCTGAGATCTTCTCGCTGTGGCAACTGGCCGGATTGGTTGCCAAGGAGATTTTGGTCGGATTCGTAATCGGCTTAACCTTCAGATTTCTCTTCATGGGACTTAAGACCGGCGGTGCCATACTCGGTTATCAGCTCGGTCTGGCGATGGTAAGTCTTCCCGATGTCGATGCTTCCGGACAAGTTTCGATCATCGCCCGTTATTGGGTACTACTGGCCACGCTGATCTTCCTGGCCATAGACGGTCATCACGCGGTCATTTCCTCACTGGTAGACAGCTATCGAGCTATACCGGTAGGTCAAGTGTCCTTGGATATTTCTGTGGGCGAGATGATTCTACGCTACAGCGTGTACGTCTTCGTAATCGCTATCAAGGTCGCTGCTCCTATTCTGGTCACGTTGTTCCTGGTCGATATGTCCCTGGGCTGTGTTTCCAAGATGATCCCAAGCATGAACATATTCTTCATTGGTTTCCCGATCAAGATGGGTGTCGGACTGGCCGTAGTGGGTTTGTCACTGCCGCTGTTTGCTCACCTCGTGCAGGGCTTCGTCGGCGCGCTTGATGGTGAACTCGACGTTCTTTTCGCTACCTGGGGTGAGGTGTAGGCGCAATGGCTGAACAGGGATTCCAGGAAAGAACAGAAAAAGCGACGCAACAGCGCCGGAAAAAGGCGCGTGATCGTGGGCAAGTTGCCAAATCAATGGAGTTGAATTCGGCAGCTATGATCTGCCTTGGCTTCCTGACCATATATGCCGTCGGCCCGTACCTGGCTGGGCATACCCAAGATATGATGCGCTACACGATGGCCAACGCTCCGATGCTGGCCGCAGCCGATCCGACTTTCTACAAGATGTTCGGCGATAACCTGATGAAGTTCCTTCTGATTATGGCACCCATCTTCGTGATTTTCTCGGTCATAGCTTTTGGCGCGAACGTTGCCCAGATAGGCTTCAAAATCACACCCAAGGCGATGGAGCCTAAGTGGGAGAAGCTTAACGTCCTCAAAGGCATCAAGCGATTGTTTAGTCTCAAGTCACTGGTTCAGCTAATCCGCGACTCACTCAAAATGGGCGTTGTCGGGTTCGTTGCTTACAAGGTTATCAGCAGTGAGTTCGTCGGGTTCTTCAAACTGTCCGATATGACGGTTGCACAGGTTGCGGCCACTATGGGAACATTGGCCATGGAATTGGCTCTCAAGGTTGGGGCCGTGATTTTGGCAATCGCCATCCTCGATTTCATCTACCAGAGATACGAATTCGAGAAGTCGATCAAGATGAGCAAGCAAGACCTCAAGGATGAGCACAAACAGACCGAGGGTTCACCTCAGAACAAATCCCGTATGCGCCAGGCGCAAATGCAATTGGCCCGCTCTCGGATGATGCAGGCCGTACCGCTGGCCGATGTGGTCGTAACCAACCCGACCCACTACGCGGTAGCCATCAAATACGAGCCGGACAAATCCAACGCCCCTTATGTGTTGGCTAAAGGACAGCGTCTGATTGCCCAGCAAATCAAAGCCGTCGCCCTGGAACACGATATCCCGATCGTCGAAGACAAACCTCTGGCACGGGCACTCTTCAAAATGTGCGAAGTTGGACAATCGATCCCCGCCACTCTCTATCGAGCTGTTGCCGAATTGCTGGCCTATGTCTATCGCCTCAATGGAAAGGTTATGAGCTGACATGGCAGCACCGACCAAAAACAAAAGTCTGATTGAGGCCATTATGGCCCGCTCCGACATCGCTCTTGCATTGGGCGTGGTGGGCATAATCGGCGTGTTGGTGATCCCGATTCCTACAGCTCTGCTTGATTTTGCTCTGACTTTCAATATCACTTTCTCACTCATCGTCCTCTTGACGACTTTGTATGTAACGCGTCCGCTCGACCTGTCAGTGTTTCCCGGAATGTTGCTGATGGTTACCCTGATGCGGTTGGCTCTCAACGTTGCCTCTACCCGGCTCATCCTCGGTCAGGCGTACGCCGGTGAAGTCATTAGCTCCTTTGGTGATTTCGTGGTTCAGGGAAATTATGTAGTCGGGTTCATCGTCTTCATCATCCTTGTGATAATCCAGTTTGTGGTCATCACGAAGGGTGCCGGTCGGATATCGGAGGTGGCCGCCCGGTTCACCCTGGATGCTATGCCGGGCAAACAGATGGCTATTGATGCCGACCTCAATGCCGGTATTCTATCCGAGCAGGACGCCAAACAGCGCCGTCAGGACATTGCACGCGAAGCAGACTTCTACGGAGCAATGGACGGTGCGTCCAAGTTTGTGCGCGGTGACGCTATCGCCGGCATTCTAATCACCCTGGTCAACATCATCGGCGGCTTTATCATCGGTGTTGCCCAGAATGATATGACTATCTCGGACTCTATGCGCACCTACTCGCTGCTCTCGATTGGTGACGGCCTGGTGACACAGATTCCTGCCCTCCTGGTTTCAACAGCCTCCGGTATTATCGTGACCCGGGCTGCAGCGACAGCCAATATGGGCCAGGATCTCGTCGAACAACTCACCAATCAACCGCGCGCCATCATGGTCGCGGCCGGGGTGCTGATCATTTTTGGTATGCTCCCGGGTATGCCCACCATGACCTTCATGATCTTAGGCGCTCTCGCCGGTGGTATCTCCTACATGACCAAAGAAGTTCGAGCCAAAAAAGAGATCACTGCGAAAGAAGAAGAAAAGAGACGTAGCGAACAGGAGCAGATGCCTGAGGAGCGCGCTGAAGACCTCCTGAAAATAGACGCTCTCGGCCTGGAGATCGGTTACGGCCTGATACCGTTGGTTGACCCGAATCAGAAGGGTGATCTGCTGGATCGAATTGCCTCTATGCGTAAGCAACTGGCCGGAGAACTTGGCATTGTCGTTCCGCCCGTGCGTATCCGTGACAACGTAGCCCTCAAACCCAACGAGTATAGCATCAAAGTCAAGGGAATCAATATCGCCTCGTTCGAGCTGATGACCGACCACGTCCTGGCCATTAATCCAGGCTACATCGAGGAGCACCTGGAAGGATTTGAGACACGTGATCCGGCTTTTGGCCTGTCGGCAACATGGATACTACCAACCATGCGTGAGGTTGCCGAGGCAAAGAACTTCACCGTCGTCGAACCGAGTGCGGTTCTGGCTACTCATTTGACTGAGGCTGTCCGTCAGGCTGCAGCGGAAATACTCAGCCGCCAGGATGTTCAACACCTCGTTGACACCCTCAAGGAAGACAGTCCGGCACTGGTCGAATCAGTCATACCGGAATCGGTCTCCCTGGGGCTTTTACAGAAGATACTTCAGGGCTTACTCAACGAACGGTTACCGATACGCGACCTGGCCACGATCCTTGAGACAATCTCGGATTATATCGGTGCTACTCAGGAGGCGGATGTCCTTGGCGAATATGTACGCATGTCCCTGAAGCGGCAGATCAGCGAACTCTATCGCGACCGGGAGGGAAAGATAAATGTATTTACACTCGATCCGTCGATTGAGCAAACGCTGGCAGAATCGGTTCAGAATACCAAGCAGGGTCTCATGCTGGCCGTTGATCCAGCCATGGCGGAGGTGCTGTTGATTAATATGGGACAACAGATTGAGGCCATGCAAAATGCCGGGTTAACGCCGGTCTGCCTCTGTTCACCAAATATCAGATTAGCTTTGCGACGGCTGGCCGAGGCCAAGTACTCCAGTCTGGCAGTCGTGTCATACAATGAAATTCGACCGGAAGTGGAAGTCGTATCGATCGGAATGGTGAGGTTGAATAATGATAATTAAGTCCTTTACGGGAGAATCCACCAGGGAAGTTATGAAACTGGTGCGTAGCGAAATGGGCGGCGATGCAGTCGTCCTGAAAACGCGACAATTAAAAGACAAAAATGGCGCAGCGAGGGTTGAGATCACGGCCTGCATGGAACGCCATACTGTGTCACAGGCGGCTACCATTCTCCACGATCGTCCGGAGAAGGTTAAAAACAGGCTACCCGCTGAAGTAATTGTCCAAGAAGCCTCTCCCCTGTCACTGGTAGTGCCGAACTCTGCTCCGATTGAAGAGGAGGGCAACGAAATGGATATCAGCGCTCCTGAAATCAGTGAAACACCAGTAATGGTCAGTCCTTCCACCCCGGATATCATGGAGCGACTGAGTTCACTGGAACAGAAGCTGGAACAGCTTATACATCTGAATCTGGTTTCTCCCGGCGGCCCAACTCTGGCACGGAGATTCCTACCGATCGCCTCCATTCTCAAAGGAGCCGATCTTCCCCCTGATTTTGTCGCGGATTTCTTCATCTCTTGCTGTGACAAGTACGACGAATCAGAAGATCTGATGGAGTACACCCACCGTGAACTCGTTGACACTCTGGCCGGGATGATGACACCGTCGATCTCCTTTGCCCCGGGAGATCGGGTAATGTTCTTCGGTCATCCGGGAGTAGGCAAGTCATCGGTAATGGGCAAACTAGCCGCACAACTGGTGACGCATGAAAAACAAAAAGTCAAACTGGCTGGTCTTGATTTCCAGAAAGTAGCCGCCTACGATGAACTGGCCATCTATGCTGACTTGCTCAATCTCGAAATCACTTCGGCGACCGAAGACGACGACGAAGCTGTGATTCTAATCGATACACCAGCCGTTCCCGGCGATCAACAGAAGCAGATCGCTCTGAAGAAAATGGTTACAGAGGCCGAGGCAACGCACCGTATTGCTGTCCTCTCAGCCCTGATGCGCACATCCGATCTTACGAACCTGGCCAATCAGCTTGAATCTTTTGCGCCAACCCACATCGCCGTCACGATGCTGGATATGACACACCGTTGGGGTGTGATCGTAGCGGCTGCACGGGCATTGCAAGTGCCGATCGTCTTCCTTTGCGAAAACCCAGGGGGGGTCGGGACCATCAAAGCACCCGATCCAGACCGTCTGGCGCGAACCCTTTTAGGCGAGGAAATCAGTCATGAATAGACTCAAGTTCGACCGCCAGGGTGAAAACCCGGAGCGCTGGTTGGGTGCCAGGGTGGTGTCCATAATTTCCGGCAAGGGCGGCGTTGGTAAATCGGTCCTGGCCTATAATCTGGCCGAGCGGATGGTCGCTTCTGGTATCCTGGTATTGCTGGTCGATGCCGACTTCTGTTGCGGTAACCTGCATATTCTAGCCAACCAGGCCTGTGAACATGGGATCTCGGAGTTCATAGAGGATCAGCTCCCGCTGGACCGGGCCAGAACCGTTGTGGCAGATAACCTTCACCTGTTGGCCTCACCTCAGGTCGGCATGAATAAACACTTAGCCGATCCCGAAACGGCCTCCCACCTGCTGACTCGTTTGCAACGCGAAGGCTCCGCCTACGATGTCATCCTGATAGATCACAGTTCCGGTATCTCGGAAGCGGCAGTGGCAATGGTTCAAGGCTCGAATCTCAACCTGATTACTGTCGTGCCGGAACTTACCTCGATTTCTGACGGGTACGGTTTGTACAAGCACCTCCTGGAAACCGGTGGCGCGGATCAAAGTCGCCTTTT from the Candidatus Zixiibacteriota bacterium genome contains:
- a CDS encoding 50S ribosome-binding GTPase, which codes for MIIKSFTGESTREVMKLVRSEMGGDAVVLKTRQLKDKNGAARVEITACMERHTVSQAATILHDRPEKVKNRLPAEVIVQEASPLSLVVPNSAPIEEEGNEMDISAPEISETPVMVSPSTPDIMERLSSLEQKLEQLIHLNLVSPGGPTLARRFLPIASILKGADLPPDFVADFFISCCDKYDESEDLMEYTHRELVDTLAGMMTPSISFAPGDRVMFFGHPGVGKSSVMGKLAAQLVTHEKQKVKLAGLDFQKVAAYDELAIYADLLNLEITSATEDDDEAVILIDTPAVPGDQQKQIALKKMVTEAEATHRIAVLSALMRTSDLTNLANQLESFAPTHIAVTMLDMTHRWGVIVAAARALQVPIVFLCENPGGVGTIKAPDPDRLARTLLGEEISHE
- a CDS encoding P-loop NTPase, producing MNRLKFDRQGENPERWLGARVVSIISGKGGVGKSVLAYNLAERMVASGILVLLVDADFCCGNLHILANQACEHGISEFIEDQLPLDRARTVVADNLHLLASPQVGMNKHLADPETASHLLTRLQREGSAYDVILIDHSSGISEAAVAMVQGSNLNLITVVPELTSISDGYGLYKHLLETGGADQSRLLVNRVIATEEADNVRNKFGALTGRFLGHPLECLGSIPEDVSVRNAIASQVAVAQHNPDCKATKALSTLARTVVRELFKDRIPTGSAQTEKINIEAAMADIKG